A stretch of the Archangium violaceum genome encodes the following:
- a CDS encoding TolC family protein: MTHRLALLLLSLAGAPALADQDPLVPAPAPFQPQVEDPMLVPAPAASKQVGTWEEALGLVRERSTDLRIAEANVQRAEGRWRQALSVLLPNARVSAGVAYDLLNPDSAVTLTGAPIAAQPGAARQPTVPLASGAVSLSQSIVDFGAWRGLSSASAAEDSARANLQDIQRRLTLSLARTLVATVAAERAAELNRVGLRRALERAALAQRSFELGAGTQLDVVRVRQDVEIARQSLVSGDEQLHRAREALGLSLGHPEEVGVSPSFNLQGLVDQTRATCTPLKALSERPDLESARTQLESARESRRQASAGYLPTLGLNSTLNALTTEPGPGRFSTWSIAAVLSVPIWEGGLRGGLVRERAGIEQQAAETLERTRRDVTVEVARAQRNVSVAESLVKTAAASLDLAAKTDQLTRRAFEVGRGSSLELVQSGAALRQAELSLALREFELVQARLDAFLTEARCDW; this comes from the coding sequence ATGACCCATCGCCTCGCCCTCCTCCTCCTGTCGCTCGCCGGGGCTCCCGCCCTGGCCGACCAGGATCCGCTCGTGCCGGCACCGGCCCCCTTCCAGCCCCAGGTGGAGGATCCGATGCTCGTTCCCGCCCCCGCCGCCTCCAAGCAGGTGGGGACCTGGGAGGAGGCGCTCGGGCTGGTGCGCGAGCGCTCCACGGATCTCCGTATCGCCGAGGCCAACGTCCAACGCGCCGAGGGCCGGTGGCGCCAGGCCCTGTCGGTGCTGCTGCCCAACGCCCGCGTGTCGGCGGGTGTCGCCTACGATCTCCTCAATCCCGACAGCGCCGTGACCCTCACGGGAGCCCCGATCGCCGCGCAGCCCGGCGCCGCCCGCCAGCCCACCGTGCCGCTGGCCAGCGGGGCGGTGTCGCTGTCGCAGTCGATCGTGGACTTCGGCGCCTGGCGCGGGCTGTCGTCGGCCTCCGCGGCCGAGGACAGCGCCCGGGCGAACCTCCAGGACATCCAGCGCCGCCTCACCCTGTCGCTGGCGCGGACGCTGGTGGCCACCGTGGCGGCCGAGCGGGCCGCGGAGCTCAACCGCGTGGGCCTGCGCCGGGCCCTCGAGCGCGCCGCGCTCGCCCAGCGCTCCTTCGAGCTGGGCGCGGGGACCCAACTGGACGTGGTGCGCGTGCGCCAGGACGTCGAGATCGCCCGGCAGTCGCTCGTCTCCGGTGACGAGCAACTGCACCGCGCTCGCGAGGCCCTGGGCCTGTCGCTGGGCCATCCCGAGGAGGTCGGTGTGAGTCCGTCCTTCAACCTCCAGGGACTGGTGGACCAGACCCGCGCCACCTGCACGCCGCTGAAGGCCCTGAGCGAGCGGCCGGACCTGGAGTCCGCGCGCACCCAACTGGAGTCGGCCCGCGAGAGCAGGCGCCAGGCGTCCGCCGGCTACCTGCCCACGCTCGGCCTCAACAGCACCCTCAATGCCCTCACCACCGAGCCCGGCCCCGGGAGGTTCTCCACCTGGAGCATCGCCGCCGTGCTGTCGGTGCCCATCTGGGAGGGAGGCCTTCGGGGAGGACTGGTGCGCGAGCGCGCGGGCATCGAGCAACAGGCGGCCGAGACGCTCGAGCGGACCCGGCGTGATGTGACGGTGGAAGTGGCGCGTGCCCAGCGCAACGTGAGCGTGGCCGAGTCGCTGGTGAAGACGGCGGCCGCGTCCCTGGATCTGGCCGCGAAGACCGACCAGCTCACCCGCCGCGCCTTCGAGGTGGGCCGCGGCAGCAGCCTCGAGTTGGTCCAGAGCGGTGCGGCCCTGCGGCAGGCCGAGTTGTCGTTGGCGCTGCGTGAATTCGAGCTCGTCCAGGCGCGCCTGGACGCATTTCTGACGGAGGCCCGGTGCGACTGGTAA
- a CDS encoding efflux RND transporter permease subunit, with product MFVDFFIRRPVFAAVCSILLTLVGLIAIPTLPIAQYPDLAPPQVTVTGTYVGASAEVVESAVTIPLEQELNGVEGMRYITSTSSNDGTSQITVTFEPTRDIEVAAVDVQNRVSRAAARLPSQVNQTGIVVNKASSQMLLTLGLSSPDNRYDAQFLSNYADVNLKDAIKRVRGVGDVRIFGERKFSMRLWLNPTELARRNLTPQDVVRALQEQNLQVAAGQVGQPPSSTEQPYQIAVRARGRLVEPEEFGEIVLMRNNDGKLVRVKDVGRVELGAENYGTLLRFNGKTGVGLAIMQLPTANALDVRDGVIKEMDRLAKQFPPGLEYALGNDTTLAVRASVKEVVRTLVEAIVLVILVIFLFLHGWRSVLITALTLPVSLVGTFAFVYLMGFSINTLTLFGLTLATGLVVDDAIVVIENIERLMVEKHLSAMQAAREGMKEVAGAVVAISIVLVAVFIPVALFPGTTGSIYRQFALTIAASVALSTFCALTLTPALSARLLKHHHGEKWIFFRWMDRAIDWTKDTYGRGLRVLLKYPLVILGAFLLCIGGTVLLFRAAPTGFIPDEDQGYIIISVQGPEGMSLTQTEKVLAQIEEVLKAQPEVVTMFAIGGFSFQGTGPNYATIFTPLKPWEERLKPEQSVAALVERLRGPLGAIGGARVMPLQPPAIRGVGSVGGFQFIVEDIAGTRSLDEVASAVQEVVANGNQESRLRGVYSTFNADTPLLDVEVDRQKAKALGIPIEQVFGTMQLYMGSQYVNDFNYANRTYRVYVQAEQQYRDTPQDIGAFYVRSDGGSMIPLESLVKVTPTASAQVIRHYNLFRAAEVNGQAAPGVSSGQALEAMEQIAAQVLPQGMSSEWTGISLEQKESGGQTMIIFALGLLFVFLVLAAQYESFTLPFVIILSVPLAIMGALGLQMARGYANDVFCQIGLVMLVGLASKNAILIVEFAEQLRESGKSAVDAVVEAAEVRLRPILMTSIAFLLGVVPLMLAKGAGAAARNSLGTAVFGGMLVSTVVNFVFIPGLYVLMQRLRGEAKRSHEEPPPEPIAPAPAQ from the coding sequence GTGTTCGTCGATTTCTTCATCCGCAGACCCGTCTTCGCCGCCGTCTGCTCCATCTTGCTGACGCTGGTGGGGTTGATCGCCATTCCCACCCTTCCCATTGCCCAGTACCCGGATCTCGCGCCGCCCCAGGTGACCGTCACCGGCACCTACGTGGGCGCGAGCGCCGAGGTCGTGGAGAGCGCCGTCACCATCCCGCTCGAGCAGGAGCTCAACGGCGTGGAGGGCATGCGCTACATCACCTCCACCAGCAGCAACGACGGTACGAGCCAGATCACCGTCACCTTCGAGCCCACGCGCGACATCGAAGTGGCCGCCGTGGACGTGCAGAACCGCGTGAGCCGTGCCGCCGCGCGCCTGCCCTCCCAGGTGAACCAGACGGGCATCGTCGTGAACAAGGCCTCCAGCCAGATGCTGCTGACGCTCGGCCTGTCCAGCCCCGACAACCGCTACGACGCGCAGTTCCTGAGCAACTACGCCGACGTGAACCTGAAGGACGCCATCAAGCGCGTGCGCGGCGTGGGTGACGTGCGCATCTTCGGCGAGCGCAAGTTCTCCATGCGCCTGTGGCTCAACCCCACCGAGCTCGCGCGCCGCAACCTCACCCCCCAGGACGTGGTGCGGGCGCTGCAGGAGCAGAACCTCCAGGTGGCCGCGGGCCAGGTGGGCCAGCCCCCCTCGAGCACCGAGCAGCCCTACCAGATCGCCGTGCGCGCGCGCGGCCGGCTCGTCGAGCCCGAGGAGTTCGGGGAAATCGTCCTGATGCGCAACAACGACGGAAAGCTCGTGCGTGTGAAGGACGTGGGCCGCGTGGAGCTCGGCGCGGAGAACTACGGAACGCTGCTGCGCTTCAATGGGAAGACGGGCGTGGGCCTCGCCATCATGCAGCTGCCCACCGCCAACGCGCTCGACGTGCGTGACGGCGTCATCAAGGAGATGGACCGGCTCGCCAAGCAGTTCCCGCCGGGGCTCGAGTACGCGCTGGGCAATGACACCACGCTCGCGGTGCGCGCCTCCGTCAAGGAGGTGGTGCGGACGCTGGTGGAAGCCATCGTGCTCGTCATCCTCGTCATCTTCCTGTTCCTGCACGGCTGGCGCAGCGTGCTCATCACCGCCCTCACCCTCCCCGTCTCGCTGGTGGGTACCTTCGCCTTCGTCTACCTGATGGGCTTCTCCATCAACACGCTCACCCTGTTCGGCCTGACACTGGCCACGGGTCTCGTGGTGGACGACGCCATCGTGGTCATCGAGAACATCGAGCGCTTGATGGTCGAGAAGCACCTGTCGGCCATGCAGGCGGCGCGCGAGGGCATGAAGGAGGTGGCCGGCGCGGTGGTGGCCATCTCCATCGTGCTGGTGGCGGTGTTCATCCCCGTGGCGCTCTTCCCCGGGACCACGGGCTCCATCTACCGTCAGTTCGCGCTGACCATCGCCGCGTCGGTGGCCCTGTCCACCTTCTGCGCCCTCACCCTGACGCCCGCCCTGAGCGCGCGGCTGCTCAAGCACCACCACGGGGAGAAGTGGATCTTCTTCCGCTGGATGGACCGGGCGATCGACTGGACGAAGGACACCTACGGGCGGGGGCTGCGCGTGCTGCTGAAGTACCCCCTGGTGATCCTCGGGGCCTTCCTCCTGTGCATTGGTGGAACGGTGCTGCTCTTCCGCGCGGCGCCCACGGGCTTCATCCCCGACGAGGACCAGGGCTACATCATCATCTCCGTGCAGGGGCCCGAGGGCATGTCGCTCACGCAGACGGAGAAGGTGCTCGCCCAGATAGAGGAGGTGCTGAAGGCCCAGCCCGAGGTGGTCACCATGTTCGCCATCGGCGGGTTCTCCTTCCAGGGAACCGGGCCCAACTACGCCACCATCTTCACGCCCCTCAAGCCGTGGGAGGAGCGGCTCAAGCCGGAGCAGTCCGTGGCGGCGCTGGTGGAGCGGCTGCGCGGACCGCTCGGCGCCATTGGTGGCGCCCGGGTGATGCCGCTGCAGCCCCCCGCCATCCGTGGCGTGGGCAGCGTGGGTGGCTTCCAGTTCATCGTCGAGGACATCGCGGGTACCCGCTCCCTGGACGAGGTGGCGTCGGCCGTCCAGGAGGTGGTGGCGAACGGCAACCAGGAGAGCCGGCTGCGCGGCGTCTACTCCACCTTCAACGCGGACACGCCGCTACTGGACGTCGAGGTGGATCGCCAGAAGGCCAAGGCGCTGGGCATCCCCATCGAGCAGGTGTTCGGCACGATGCAGCTCTACATGGGCAGCCAGTACGTCAACGACTTCAACTACGCGAACCGCACCTACCGCGTCTATGTCCAGGCCGAGCAGCAGTACCGCGACACCCCGCAGGACATCGGAGCCTTCTACGTGCGCAGCGACGGCGGCTCGATGATTCCCCTGGAGTCGCTGGTGAAGGTGACGCCCACCGCGTCCGCCCAGGTCATCCGGCACTACAACCTCTTCCGGGCCGCGGAGGTCAACGGCCAGGCCGCTCCGGGTGTCTCCTCCGGTCAGGCGCTGGAGGCCATGGAGCAGATCGCCGCGCAGGTGCTCCCCCAGGGCATGAGCTCGGAGTGGACGGGTATCAGCCTCGAGCAGAAGGAGAGCGGCGGCCAGACGATGATCATCTTCGCCCTGGGCCTGCTGTTCGTCTTCCTGGTGCTCGCGGCCCAGTACGAGAGCTTCACCCTGCCCTTCGTGATCATCCTGTCGGTGCCGCTGGCCATCATGGGCGCCCTGGGACTGCAGATGGCCCGTGGCTACGCCAACGACGTCTTCTGCCAGATCGGACTGGTGATGCTGGTGGGTCTGGCCAGCAAGAACGCCATCCTCATCGTGGAGTTCGCCGAGCAGCTGCGCGAGAGCGGCAAGAGCGCCGTGGACGCGGTGGTGGAGGCCGCCGAGGTGCGCCTGCGGCCCATCCTGATGACGTCCATCGCGTTCCTCCTGGGCGTGGTGCCGCTGATGCTGGCGAAGGGCGCCGGCGCCGCCGCGCGCAACTCGTTGGGCACGGCCGTCTTCGGAGGCATGCTCGTGTCCACCGTGGTCAACTTCGTCTTCATCCCCGGCCTGTACGTGCTGATGCAGCGGCTGCGGGGTGAGGCGAAGCGCTCGCATGAGGAGCCCCCACCGGAGCCCATCGCGCCCGCCCCGGCGCAGTGA
- a CDS encoding TetR/AcrR family transcriptional regulator yields the protein MTRKTRTRPYHHGDLKRALVDASIELIQEEGVDALTVAEVGRRVGVSSAAPYKHFADRQALLRAIAEEGNRRLAEALVAAAGGSSDPREAFRRSGVAYICWAAENPALHRVATDPAYIDYTSTTSDAEAPEALKGSMETFWPELAALVRSGAALPAAHPLVEQLRGRALAQGVASLFVSGVFASLGIATADAERIARAVTGEDVPATSRRSKSSRAG from the coding sequence ATGACCCGAAAGACGCGAACGCGCCCCTACCACCACGGAGACCTCAAGCGCGCACTGGTGGATGCGAGCATCGAGCTCATCCAGGAGGAAGGCGTGGATGCGCTCACCGTGGCCGAGGTGGGCCGCCGCGTGGGTGTGTCCTCCGCCGCCCCCTACAAGCACTTCGCGGACCGGCAGGCGCTGTTACGTGCGATCGCCGAGGAGGGGAACCGGCGACTCGCTGAGGCGCTCGTGGCGGCGGCGGGGGGGAGCAGCGATCCACGCGAGGCGTTCCGTCGCTCGGGAGTGGCCTACATCTGCTGGGCGGCGGAGAACCCGGCGCTCCACCGCGTCGCGACGGATCCCGCGTACATCGACTACACGTCGACGACGTCGGATGCAGAGGCGCCGGAGGCACTCAAGGGCTCGATGGAGACGTTCTGGCCGGAGCTGGCGGCGCTGGTCCGCTCGGGAGCGGCCCTCCCCGCCGCGCATCCGCTGGTGGAGCAACTGCGAGGTCGCGCCCTGGCGCAGGGAGTGGCCAGCCTCTTCGTCAGCGGCGTCTTCGCCTCGCTCGGCATCGCCACCGCGGACGCGGAGCGGATTGCCCGGGCGGTGACGGGGGAGGACGTCCCGGCCACCTCGCGCCGGAGCAAGTCCTCACGCGCCGGCTGA
- a CDS encoding LysE family translocator: MTPPLPLLASIFGLYLLAVITPGPNTFIVTRLALSATRRHAAWAVLGIALGNVVWLCVTLGGVAVLLQQLPGGMRAVRYVGGLYLLYLGVKGLRSARAVARATEAAPSVAPEMASVERALAGEEDRPFRSGLFASLSNPNTMPFYLSILAPTVAPGVPLWVRVAAGAGIVTIAMAWYGTLGWGLSTGHVRRAYTRREPLIRRVLALVLVAYGIRLLVSG; encoded by the coding sequence ATGACCCCGCCGCTCCCTCTGCTCGCCTCCATCTTCGGCCTGTATCTGCTCGCGGTCATCACGCCCGGGCCGAACACGTTCATCGTCACGCGACTGGCGCTGTCCGCCACGCGCCGGCACGCGGCCTGGGCCGTGCTGGGGATTGCCCTGGGGAACGTGGTGTGGCTCTGCGTCACCCTGGGTGGTGTCGCCGTGCTCTTGCAGCAGCTCCCGGGAGGGATGCGTGCCGTGCGCTACGTGGGCGGGCTGTACCTGCTCTACCTGGGCGTGAAGGGACTGCGCTCCGCGCGTGCGGTCGCACGGGCTACCGAGGCTGCTCCGTCCGTGGCTCCGGAGATGGCTTCCGTGGAGCGGGCGTTGGCGGGGGAGGAAGACCGGCCGTTTCGCAGCGGGCTGTTCGCCAGCCTGTCCAATCCGAACACGATGCCGTTCTATCTGAGCATTCTCGCTCCCACCGTGGCGCCGGGCGTTCCCCTGTGGGTGCGCGTGGCGGCAGGGGCGGGCATCGTGACGATCGCCATGGCGTGGTACGGGACGCTGGGGTGGGGCCTGTCCACCGGGCACGTCCGGCGGGCGTACACCCGGAGGGAGCCGCTCATCCGCCGGGTGCTCGCACTGGTGCTGGTGGCTTACGGAATCCGGCTGCTGGTCTCGGGGTAG
- a CDS encoding carotenoid oxygenase family protein, with amino-acid sequence MSNQNAVSPLLRSLSRPHGFEPLRVEGRIPESLRGTLFRAGPGLFERFGASLSHAFEADGAVTAVRFDGGGAQGACRIVESAGYRQEEAAGRFLFNSAASWLDRMRAARKGTAKSTGNTSTFLWQDRLFALMEGGLLQEMDPGTLDTLEATDLGVVSGAFSAHPHRVASLRTTFNFGVRYGPKMLIDLYALPDEGAASKLGTIEAPWQSMLHDFIATERHLILFVGPVKLNLLRAMLGLADFTKLFQWKPELGARLIVVPLDDIQAARTFELDAFWTWHFANAFEEGDGPCVDLCRYPEFSLGDIGELEESGPPPLLTRLHLDMKTGRTRETKLFDVPCEFPQLHPRVHGARYGTLFAQTERRGTDRKYPGITRIELERGGSAEWAVPTGHVPSEPVLVPRGEAEDDAFVLDLVYDGTSDHSYVAVLDGQHLEDGPLATVHFDHAIPVTFHGGFSAAR; translated from the coding sequence ATGAGCAACCAGAACGCCGTGAGCCCCTTGTTGCGGTCCCTCTCCCGCCCCCACGGCTTCGAGCCGCTGCGGGTCGAGGGACGGATTCCCGAGTCGCTCCGGGGCACGCTCTTCCGGGCCGGACCGGGCCTCTTCGAGCGCTTCGGCGCGAGCCTCTCGCACGCCTTCGAGGCGGATGGTGCGGTTACCGCGGTGCGCTTCGATGGCGGTGGCGCGCAGGGGGCCTGCCGGATCGTCGAGAGCGCCGGCTACCGCCAGGAGGAGGCCGCGGGACGGTTCCTCTTCAACTCGGCGGCGTCGTGGCTCGATCGCATGCGCGCCGCTCGTAAGGGAACGGCGAAGAGCACCGGGAACACCTCGACCTTCTTGTGGCAGGACCGGCTCTTCGCGCTGATGGAGGGCGGGCTGTTGCAGGAGATGGACCCGGGCACGCTGGACACGCTCGAGGCCACCGACCTGGGCGTGGTTTCGGGCGCCTTCTCCGCGCACCCGCACCGCGTCGCCTCGCTCCGGACGACCTTCAACTTCGGCGTGCGCTACGGCCCGAAGATGCTCATCGACCTCTACGCCCTCCCCGATGAGGGAGCCGCTTCGAAGCTCGGTACCATCGAAGCGCCCTGGCAGAGCATGTTGCACGACTTCATCGCGACCGAGCGGCACCTCATCCTCTTCGTGGGGCCGGTGAAGCTGAACCTCCTGCGCGCCATGCTCGGCCTCGCCGACTTCACGAAGCTCTTCCAGTGGAAGCCCGAGCTCGGGGCGCGGCTCATCGTCGTCCCGCTGGATGACATCCAGGCGGCACGAACCTTCGAGCTCGATGCCTTCTGGACCTGGCACTTCGCGAACGCCTTCGAGGAGGGTGACGGCCCGTGCGTCGACCTGTGCCGCTACCCCGAGTTCTCGCTCGGCGACATCGGCGAGCTCGAGGAGAGCGGACCGCCCCCGCTGCTGACGCGCCTGCACCTCGACATGAAGACGGGAAGGACACGGGAGACGAAGCTCTTCGACGTCCCCTGCGAGTTCCCGCAGCTGCACCCACGGGTGCACGGAGCGCGTTACGGCACCCTCTTCGCGCAGACCGAGCGCCGCGGCACGGACCGGAAGTACCCGGGGATCACGCGCATCGAGCTCGAGCGAGGGGGCTCCGCGGAGTGGGCCGTGCCCACCGGACACGTCCCGAGCGAGCCCGTGCTCGTGCCGCGTGGGGAGGCGGAGGACGACGCCTTCGTGCTCGACCTCGTCTATGATGGGACGAGCGACCATTCCTACGTCGCGGTCCTGGACGGGCAGCACCTCGAGGACGGCCCCCTGGCGACCGTCCACTTCGACCACGCCATCCCCGTCACGTTCCACGGCGGCTTCTCCGCCGCACGTTGA
- a CDS encoding efflux RND transporter periplasmic adaptor subunit — translation MRLVKRVRPLKAIVVGLWGAALVAGASGCGNKPAAKAPPPPREIEVVQLAPGEVRDTGEYLGTLMSRQSVTVLPQVAGYVRRIHVRPGQKVEAGAPLLDVDSREETAALESAKAQRTSAQVNLEQARRTLARIESLYKEGLASAQELEQSRAQVEALEASTRAAAAQEAQREVMLQFHSVRAPFAGTVGDVLVRLGDFVSATTPLTSIAQADVLEVSVSVPAERARTLRPETPLEVLDSDGKVLITSPVFFIAPQADPRTQLVEVKAAFRNTVGLRPSELVRARLVYSTRNALQLPALAVVRQSGQPFALVVTDKSGQSVVERRPIKLGALGEMAYVVEGGLKEGDQVAVTSLQALRDGAPVKVKGSSVSAPIQAGAAAGTAGGGAAGGSR, via the coding sequence GTGCGACTGGTAAAGAGGGTACGCCCCCTGAAGGCGATTGTGGTGGGACTGTGGGGCGCAGCGCTGGTGGCGGGCGCCTCGGGTTGTGGGAACAAGCCGGCGGCCAAGGCGCCTCCGCCTCCTCGTGAGATCGAGGTGGTGCAGCTCGCCCCTGGCGAGGTGCGTGATACGGGCGAGTACCTCGGGACGCTGATGTCGCGACAGAGCGTCACGGTGCTGCCCCAGGTGGCCGGTTACGTGCGCCGCATCCACGTGCGCCCGGGCCAGAAGGTGGAGGCGGGAGCTCCGCTCCTCGACGTGGACTCGCGCGAGGAGACCGCGGCGCTCGAGAGCGCCAAGGCCCAGCGCACGTCCGCGCAGGTGAACCTGGAGCAGGCGCGCCGCACGCTGGCCCGCATCGAGTCCCTCTACAAGGAGGGTCTGGCGAGCGCCCAGGAGCTGGAGCAGTCGCGGGCCCAGGTGGAGGCGCTCGAGGCATCCACGCGCGCCGCCGCCGCCCAGGAGGCCCAGCGCGAGGTCATGCTGCAGTTCCACTCGGTGCGCGCCCCCTTCGCCGGCACCGTGGGCGACGTGCTGGTGCGCCTGGGTGACTTCGTGAGCGCCACCACGCCGCTGACCAGCATTGCCCAGGCCGACGTGCTCGAGGTGAGCGTGTCGGTGCCCGCCGAGCGCGCCCGCACGCTGCGTCCGGAGACGCCGCTCGAGGTGCTCGACTCGGACGGGAAGGTGCTCATCACCAGCCCCGTCTTCTTCATCGCGCCCCAGGCGGATCCGCGCACCCAGCTGGTGGAGGTCAAGGCCGCCTTCCGCAACACCGTGGGCCTGCGCCCCAGCGAGCTGGTGCGCGCGCGCCTCGTCTACTCCACGCGCAACGCGCTGCAGCTCCCCGCGCTCGCGGTGGTGCGACAGAGCGGCCAGCCCTTCGCCCTGGTGGTGACGGACAAGAGTGGGCAGTCGGTGGTGGAGCGCCGCCCCATCAAGCTCGGGGCGCTCGGAGAGATGGCCTACGTGGTGGAGGGCGGACTGAAGGAGGGCGATCAGGTGGCCGTCACGTCGCTGCAGGCGCTGCGTGACGGAGCGCCGGTGAAGGTGAAGGGCTCGTCCGTTTCCGCTCCCATCCAGGCTGGAGCGGCGGCGGGCACCGCTGGCGGTGGAGCCGCCGGGGGTAGCCGTTAG
- a CDS encoding FG-GAP-like repeat-containing protein: MRSDSKISLLRGRSMMRWLGAASMACTLWGCGPQPEEALPGSETATALGQTGDSLYVDRGSIWSTLSIPVCWENPGAGSVADRDIVRLAVANTWEANSDVDFTGWGTCGSSSGGIRIRISDEGPHTKGLGDSLDGVTNGMVLNFTFANWSPSCQQDRQGCIRKIAVHEFGHALGFAHEQNRPDTPSWCDQEQGSDGDIMIGSWDLSSVMNYCNPQWNGNGALSGTDILGLRAYYLGWQMSSGGSGLWQSLNASDYNLPDLRLYDFNGDGKTDVFRADGWRWWVSYSGTGAWTLINASEYTLGSLGFGDFNGDGKTDVFRADGSRFWVSYSGTGTWTQLNASGYTLGSLRFGDFNGDGRADIFRADGSRFWVSYSGTGAWTQLNSSEYTLSSLRFGDFNGDGRTDIFRADGSRFWVSYSGSGTWSQLNASEYTLGSLAFGDFNGDGRTDIFRADGARWWVSYSGSSGWSQLNSSGYLLSRLGFGDFTGDGRTDVMLTRN; the protein is encoded by the coding sequence ATGCGCAGCGATTCGAAGATTTCCCTCCTCCGTGGCAGGTCGATGATGCGTTGGTTGGGTGCGGCCTCGATGGCGTGCACCCTGTGGGGGTGCGGACCCCAGCCGGAGGAAGCGCTCCCCGGGAGCGAGACGGCCACGGCCCTCGGGCAGACGGGGGACTCCCTGTACGTGGATCGCGGCAGCATCTGGAGCACTCTCTCCATCCCCGTGTGCTGGGAGAACCCGGGGGCGGGGAGCGTGGCCGACCGCGACATCGTCCGCCTGGCCGTGGCCAACACGTGGGAGGCCAACTCCGACGTGGACTTCACGGGTTGGGGGACCTGCGGCTCCAGCTCTGGCGGCATCCGCATCCGCATCAGCGACGAGGGCCCCCACACCAAGGGACTGGGGGATTCGTTGGACGGGGTGACGAACGGAATGGTGCTCAACTTCACCTTCGCCAACTGGAGCCCCAGCTGCCAGCAGGATCGCCAGGGATGCATTCGCAAGATCGCCGTCCATGAGTTCGGCCATGCCCTGGGCTTCGCCCACGAGCAGAACCGGCCGGACACCCCGAGCTGGTGCGACCAGGAGCAGGGCTCGGATGGAGACATCATGATTGGCTCGTGGGACCTGAGCTCGGTGATGAACTACTGCAATCCGCAGTGGAACGGGAACGGCGCGCTCAGCGGCACGGACATCCTCGGCCTGCGCGCCTACTACCTCGGGTGGCAGATGTCCTCCGGGGGCTCGGGCCTCTGGCAGAGCCTCAACGCCTCCGACTACAACCTGCCCGACCTGCGCCTGTATGACTTCAATGGGGATGGGAAGACAGACGTCTTCCGCGCGGACGGCTGGCGCTGGTGGGTGTCCTACTCGGGAACGGGCGCGTGGACGCTGATCAACGCCTCCGAGTACACGCTGGGGAGCCTGGGCTTCGGCGATTTCAACGGGGATGGGAAGACGGACGTCTTCCGCGCGGACGGCTCGAGATTCTGGGTGTCCTACTCGGGGACGGGCACGTGGACGCAGCTCAACGCCTCCGGGTACACGCTGGGCAGCCTGCGCTTCGGCGACTTCAACGGGGATGGCAGGGCGGACATCTTCCGCGCGGACGGCTCGCGATTCTGGGTGTCCTACTCGGGAACGGGCGCGTGGACGCAGCTCAACTCCTCCGAGTACACACTGAGCAGCCTGCGCTTCGGTGACTTCAATGGGGATGGCAGGACGGACATCTTCCGTGCGGACGGCTCGCGATTCTGGGTGTCCTACTCGGGCTCGGGCACGTGGTCCCAGCTCAACGCCTCCGAGTACACGCTGGGGAGTCTGGCCTTCGGCGACTTCAACGGGGACGGTAGGACGGACATCTTCCGCGCCGACGGCGCGCGCTGGTGGGTGTCCTACTCGGGCTCGAGCGGGTGGTCCCAGCTCAACTCCTCCGGGTACTTGCTCTCCCGCCTGGGCTTCGGTGATTTCACCGGGGATGGCCGCACGGACGTGATGCTGACCCGCAACTGA